In Kitasatospora sp. NBC_00240, the following are encoded in one genomic region:
- a CDS encoding MBL fold metallo-hydrolase encodes MSGLPRTAWHQIRTEAFGADPRGERLARIHRSPQFVDGAFRNPVPTRRLVYERSPLEVTHAQLTADRVRRMPAAAVPLHRLRPVELAEPPASGLRLTWLGHATVLAELDGRRVLFDPVWGERCSPFGWTGPKRLHPVPIPLPELGPVDVVVVSHDHYDHLDMATIRALIGTGATFAVPLGVGAHLEHWGVPVGRIVELDWWESAEVAGLTLTATPARHYCSRGPRTSPLFLWASWVVAGPRHRVFHSGDTGYFPGFAEIGRRLGPFDATMMQVGAYSDFWPEVHMTPEEGVRAHLDLGGDVMLPIHWCTFNLAPHPWEEPPERSVAAAEALGATLAVPRPGKPFEPAEPPALKLWWRAVASMPADADLLVPDSLAAEDPAVEVTGAAQAPQGTRAAQSGQAAPAVAAGPQVAAAEGDGVTV; translated from the coding sequence TTGTCCGGGCTGCCGCGCACGGCCTGGCACCAGATCCGGACGGAGGCCTTCGGTGCCGACCCGCGCGGTGAGCGACTGGCCCGGATCCACCGCTCACCGCAATTCGTGGACGGCGCGTTCCGCAATCCGGTGCCGACCCGCCGCCTGGTGTACGAGAGGTCACCGCTGGAGGTCACCCACGCCCAGCTGACCGCCGACCGGGTCCGCCGGATGCCCGCCGCCGCAGTGCCGCTGCACCGGCTGCGGCCGGTCGAGCTGGCCGAGCCGCCGGCCTCCGGACTGCGGCTGACCTGGCTGGGCCACGCGACCGTGCTCGCCGAGCTGGACGGCCGGCGGGTGCTGTTCGACCCGGTCTGGGGCGAGCGCTGCTCACCCTTCGGCTGGACCGGCCCCAAGCGGCTGCACCCCGTCCCGATCCCGCTCCCCGAACTGGGCCCGGTCGACGTGGTGGTGGTCTCGCACGACCACTACGACCACCTGGACATGGCGACCATCCGGGCCCTGATCGGCACCGGCGCGACCTTCGCCGTGCCGCTCGGCGTCGGCGCGCACCTGGAGCACTGGGGGGTCCCGGTCGGGCGGATCGTCGAACTGGACTGGTGGGAGTCGGCGGAGGTCGCCGGGCTCACCCTGACCGCCACCCCGGCCCGGCACTACTGCAGCCGGGGGCCGCGCACCAGCCCGCTGTTCCTCTGGGCGTCCTGGGTGGTGGCCGGCCCGCGGCACCGCGTGTTCCACAGCGGCGACACCGGCTACTTCCCCGGCTTCGCCGAGATCGGCCGGCGGCTCGGGCCGTTCGACGCCACCATGATGCAGGTCGGCGCCTACAGCGACTTCTGGCCCGAGGTGCACATGACGCCGGAGGAGGGCGTGCGGGCGCACCTGGACCTCGGCGGCGACGTCATGCTGCCGATCCACTGGTGCACCTTCAACCTCGCGCCGCACCCGTGGGAGGAGCCGCCCGAGCGCAGCGTCGCGGCCGCCGAGGCGCTGGGCGCGACGCTTGCCGTGCCGCGGCCCGGCAAGCCCTTCGAGCCGGCCGAGCCGCCCGCGCTCAAACTGTGGTGGCGGGCCGTCGCCTCGATGCCCGCGGACGCCGACCTGCTCGTCCCGGACTCGCTCGCCGCCGAGGACCCGGCCGTCGAGGTCACCGGGGCCGCGCAGGCCCCGCAGGGCACCCGGGCCGCACAGTCCGGGCAGGCCGCACCCGCCGTCGCCGCCGGACCGCAGGTCGCGGCGGCGGAGGGCGACGGGGTCACCGTCTGA
- a CDS encoding DUF389 domain-containing protein, giving the protein MLHLRLIVPADLRKPVRDLLDGSVGVTHLITLPDAAVRPAGDLVLCDVAREAADEVLGALRATGITERGAIGVEQVELTLSAAADEAERLAPGEGADALVWEEVSEITHEESTLTGVYLAFLAVATMLAACGAVLDSAILVVGAMAVGPEFGPLAGLCVALVQRRARPALRSLMALVVGFALAMALTAGFTLLMDALGLFSHEAFEAARPNTSFIWKPDATSFVVAFLAGIAGLLSLTSAKAGMLVGVAISVTTVPAAANAAVALAYDDLGQFWGSTTQLALNTAGILLAGMLTLTVQRGAWWLTRRRGRAAMRPGAGGIGG; this is encoded by the coding sequence GTGCTGCACCTGCGACTGATCGTGCCCGCCGACCTGCGCAAGCCCGTCCGCGACCTGCTGGACGGCTCGGTCGGCGTGACCCACCTGATCACGCTGCCCGACGCGGCGGTTCGGCCCGCCGGTGACCTGGTGCTGTGCGACGTGGCCCGCGAGGCCGCCGACGAGGTGCTCGGGGCGCTCCGCGCGACCGGGATCACCGAGCGCGGCGCGATCGGCGTCGAGCAGGTCGAGCTGACCCTCTCGGCCGCCGCCGACGAGGCCGAGCGGCTGGCGCCGGGGGAGGGCGCCGACGCCCTGGTCTGGGAGGAGGTCTCCGAGATCACCCATGAGGAGTCCACCCTCACCGGCGTCTACCTGGCCTTTCTGGCCGTCGCCACCATGCTGGCGGCCTGCGGCGCGGTGCTCGACAGCGCGATCCTGGTGGTCGGCGCGATGGCGGTCGGGCCCGAGTTCGGCCCGCTGGCCGGGCTCTGCGTCGCACTCGTCCAGCGCCGGGCCAGGCCCGCGCTGCGCTCGCTCATGGCGCTGGTGGTGGGGTTCGCGCTGGCGATGGCCCTGACCGCCGGCTTCACGCTGCTGATGGACGCCCTGGGCCTGTTCAGCCACGAGGCCTTCGAGGCGGCGCGGCCCAACACCTCGTTCATCTGGAAGCCGGACGCGACGTCCTTCGTGGTGGCCTTCCTGGCGGGCATCGCCGGCCTGCTCTCCCTGACCTCGGCCAAGGCCGGGATGCTGGTCGGCGTCGCCATCTCGGTGACCACGGTGCCCGCCGCCGCCAACGCCGCGGTCGCCCTCGCCTACGACGACCTGGGGCAGTTCTGGGGTTCGACCACCCAGCTGGCGCTGAACACGGCCGGCATCCTGCTGGCGGGGATGCTGACCCTGACGGTCCAGCGGGGCGCCTGGTGGCTGACCCGGCGTCGGGGCCGCGCGGCGATGCGGCCGGGAGCCGGCGGCATCGGCGGCTGA
- a CDS encoding TetR/AcrR family transcriptional regulator: protein MGRPRAFDEDEAVRAAAALFAARGYEGTSVDDLVTGLGVHRGSLYKVFGSKRGLYLAALRRHLDQEVLPAVAALATATDLAGLLTGAVAAYDGGPAAGFLLLAAAERAPADPEVAALAEEGLAALDAAVAAVLGAGGAPPGEPADGLARILGAAVLGLRLRARAAGTPPPAEAVLGFADRLAATLPRPPSEPR, encoded by the coding sequence ATGGGAAGACCACGCGCTTTCGACGAGGACGAGGCCGTCCGGGCCGCAGCCGCGCTGTTCGCCGCCCGGGGGTACGAGGGCACCTCGGTGGACGACCTGGTCACCGGGCTCGGCGTCCACCGGGGCAGCCTCTACAAGGTGTTCGGCAGCAAGCGCGGCCTCTACCTGGCCGCCCTGCGCCGGCACCTGGACCAGGAAGTCCTCCCGGCGGTCGCCGCCCTCGCCACCGCCACCGATCTGGCCGGCCTGCTGACCGGGGCCGTCGCCGCCTACGACGGCGGTCCCGCGGCCGGGTTCCTGCTGCTGGCCGCCGCCGAGCGGGCACCGGCCGACCCGGAGGTCGCCGCGCTGGCGGAGGAGGGGCTGGCCGCCCTGGACGCGGCGGTCGCGGCCGTCCTCGGGGCGGGGGGAGCGCCGCCGGGGGAGCCGGCCGACGGCCTGGCCCGGATCCTCGGCGCGGCCGTCCTCGGACTGCGCCTGCGGGCCAGGGCCGCCGGCACCCCGCCGCCCGCCGAGGCCGTTCTCGGCTTCGCCGACCGCCTCGCCGCCACGCTGCCGCGACCGCCGTCCGAACCGCGGTAG
- a CDS encoding DUF6493 family protein, with protein sequence MNRGEELRLKVALRDTRTAGQKVVDACRAGDGAALPGLLAGMAPAERRACLPELKDLRKRVRQEWTPESARIREALRVAGAGCHTAPTAAAAWIGSGQLAAWGTRDRSALVEVIEQQPAAWQATVVARLAARGAAAWGWDDYPVIEYLVRSTGCPVPTSDAFVDGWLRDRTWGADGSRRRGSLLAVLRGDDLLPALLPRLFELADVAGSLAPAPNRKPEDTWPGALAELARAGELDRAELIGPCVARLVRGGRPNDQRAFLAVLEALAPTAEENARHARDHMAMLDGLSTVAARAQQVLAGLDDSGLLASDLLAEASDVVLFRTEKKLVRAQLGWLDRAARRDPARAGSVVLATAAAFGHPDTALQERALNVVARHLPAAGPAVLPDLRLAAEALNPVHHGRAAELLGLALPAPADTPADLLPPAPEPQPLAGPLATPAEVAEELSAVLAGGADVAAFERALDGLVRHAHQDREALVEALQPVLRVHQWQGGRRWVDCGPSDVLYVASAVAGLLPPQRLWGALHGPDRSPLRGHANNTVFGRWFAARLEEAAWQVTATRPPLLLAVPSVATGALDAAELVARVAAYEAAGARPGEVDLSCALLRVTPTGDAGVLAAAARLTSPAGRRVAAWLRAGGLPAQPSERVRFAPGRGGKPEHRYQERWWEGLVRYEVAQPGPQVPEGPGGEGLAEECLDLLAATEPGVQRARSQTEWNWNPTPHWLAALPNHREELAARLLVGFAGAADRDERGAPQLLPYLAEADGPAGPAMHLALAYGLAARHEEDRAAAVDALLVLAARGDLDGGLLGGELAALAGVGALKVSRLAPALAGAAATGAYGTVWSVLAGALPGLLAGEAPRGSGELLGVAADCARRSGARGAVAEVTALAARGGSSRLVREARALREALGEA encoded by the coding sequence GTGAACCGGGGCGAGGAGCTGCGGCTCAAGGTGGCCCTGCGCGACACCCGTACCGCCGGGCAGAAGGTGGTCGACGCCTGCCGCGCCGGGGACGGCGCCGCGTTGCCCGGCCTGCTGGCCGGCATGGCACCCGCCGAGCGGCGGGCCTGCCTGCCCGAGCTGAAGGACCTGCGCAAGCGGGTGCGCCAGGAGTGGACCCCCGAGAGCGCGCGGATCCGGGAGGCGCTGCGGGTGGCGGGCGCCGGCTGTCACACCGCGCCGACGGCGGCCGCCGCGTGGATCGGCTCCGGCCAGCTCGCGGCCTGGGGAACCCGGGACAGGTCCGCGCTGGTCGAGGTGATCGAGCAGCAGCCCGCCGCCTGGCAGGCCACCGTGGTGGCCAGGCTCGCCGCCCGCGGCGCCGCCGCCTGGGGGTGGGACGACTACCCGGTGATCGAGTACCTGGTCCGCAGCACCGGCTGCCCGGTGCCGACCTCCGACGCTTTCGTCGACGGCTGGCTGCGGGACCGTACCTGGGGCGCCGACGGGAGCCGGCGCCGGGGCTCGCTGCTCGCCGTGCTGCGCGGGGACGACCTGCTGCCGGCCCTGCTGCCGAGGCTGTTCGAGCTCGCCGACGTCGCCGGCAGCCTGGCCCCGGCGCCGAACCGCAAGCCGGAGGACACCTGGCCCGGGGCGCTGGCCGAGCTGGCCCGGGCCGGCGAGCTGGACCGCGCCGAGCTGATCGGGCCCTGCGTCGCCCGGCTGGTGCGGGGCGGCCGCCCGAACGACCAACGGGCCTTCCTCGCCGTGCTGGAGGCGCTCGCGCCGACGGCGGAGGAGAACGCCCGCCACGCCCGCGACCACATGGCGATGCTCGACGGGCTGTCGACGGTCGCGGCCCGGGCCCAGCAGGTGCTGGCCGGCCTGGACGACAGCGGCCTGCTGGCGTCCGACCTGCTCGCCGAGGCCTCCGACGTGGTGCTGTTCCGCACCGAGAAGAAGCTGGTCCGGGCCCAGCTGGGCTGGCTGGACCGGGCCGCCCGCCGAGACCCGGCCCGGGCCGGGTCGGTGGTGCTGGCGACCGCCGCGGCCTTCGGGCACCCGGACACCGCGCTCCAGGAGCGCGCCCTGAACGTGGTCGCCCGGCACCTGCCGGCGGCCGGCCCGGCCGTGCTGCCCGACCTGCGCCTGGCCGCCGAGGCACTCAACCCGGTCCACCACGGGCGGGCCGCCGAACTGCTCGGCCTGGCGCTCCCGGCCCCGGCCGACACCCCGGCCGACCTGCTGCCGCCCGCGCCGGAGCCGCAGCCGCTGGCCGGGCCGCTCGCCACCCCGGCCGAGGTCGCCGAGGAGCTCTCCGCGGTGCTGGCCGGCGGGGCCGACGTGGCGGCCTTCGAGCGGGCCCTGGACGGCCTGGTCCGCCATGCCCACCAGGACCGGGAGGCCCTGGTCGAGGCCCTGCAGCCGGTGCTGCGGGTCCATCAGTGGCAGGGCGGGCGGCGGTGGGTCGACTGCGGCCCGTCGGACGTCCTGTACGTGGCGTCGGCCGTCGCCGGGCTCCTCCCGCCCCAGCGCCTCTGGGGCGCTCTGCACGGGCCGGATCGCTCCCCGCTGCGCGGTCACGCGAACAACACCGTGTTCGGGCGCTGGTTCGCGGCCCGGCTGGAGGAGGCCGCCTGGCAGGTCACCGCGACCCGGCCGCCGCTGCTGCTGGCCGTCCCGTCGGTGGCGACCGGCGCGCTGGACGCCGCCGAGCTGGTGGCCAGGGTGGCCGCCTACGAGGCCGCAGGTGCCCGGCCGGGCGAGGTGGACCTCTCCTGTGCGCTGCTGCGGGTGACGCCGACCGGTGACGCCGGGGTGCTGGCCGCGGCCGCCCGGCTGACCTCCCCGGCGGGCCGGCGGGTGGCCGCCTGGCTGCGGGCGGGAGGCTTGCCGGCGCAGCCGTCCGAGCGGGTCCGGTTCGCGCCGGGCCGGGGCGGCAAGCCGGAGCACCGCTACCAGGAGCGCTGGTGGGAGGGCCTGGTCCGGTACGAGGTCGCCCAGCCGGGGCCGCAGGTGCCCGAAGGGCCGGGCGGCGAGGGCCTGGCCGAGGAGTGCCTGGACCTGCTCGCGGCGACCGAGCCCGGTGTGCAGCGGGCCAGGAGCCAGACCGAGTGGAACTGGAACCCGACCCCGCACTGGCTCGCCGCGCTGCCGAACCACCGCGAGGAGCTGGCGGCCCGCCTGCTGGTCGGCTTCGCGGGCGCCGCCGACCGGGACGAGCGGGGCGCCCCGCAGCTGCTCCCGTATCTCGCCGAGGCGGACGGTCCGGCCGGGCCGGCGATGCACCTGGCGCTGGCCTACGGGCTGGCGGCGCGTCACGAGGAGGACCGCGCGGCGGCGGTGGACGCGCTGCTCGTGCTGGCGGCCCGGGGCGATCTGGACGGCGGCCTGCTCGGCGGGGAGCTGGCGGCGTTGGCGGGTGTCGGCGCCCTGAAGGTGAGCCGGCTGGCGCCGGCGCTGGCCGGGGCGGCCGCGACGGGTGCGTACGGGACGGTCTGGTCGGTGCTGGCCGGCGCGCTGCCGGGGCTGCTGGCGGGGGAGGCGCCCCGGGGGAGCGGCGAGCTGCTCGGTGTCGCGGCGGACTGCGCGCGGCGCTCCGGTGCCAGGGGCGCCGTCGCCGAGGTCACGGCGCTGGCCGCGCGGGGCGGGTCGAGCCGGCTGGTGCGCGAGGCACGGGCACTGCGGGAGGCGCTGGGGGAGGCGTGA